Genomic DNA from Caldisericota bacterium:
GGAATGAATATACAATCAAAGCAAAAGCAGGTGAAGGAGGGACAATATCTCCGTCAGGCACAGTTACTGTAAAATACAATGAAACTGAAACATTTACTATCACACCTAACTCAGGATACAGAATAGACAAGATAATTGTAGATAACAAACCAATAGCTTCGACAGAACAGGTATACAAGTTTAAGAACGTAAAGGACAACCATACAATAGAAGTAACATTTGCAAGACTTTCCGTAAAAACACCTTTAATCATCACACTTCAGATAGATAACCCTGAGATTACAATAAACGGCATACCTAAAACTATTGATGAACAGAACAGCAAGCCAATCATAAAGAACGACAGGACACTGATTCCGATAAGAGCATTGATAGAATCATTAAATGGAAACATTACCTGGAACGAAGATACAAGAGAAGTAACAATCAACCTTAACTACCACACGATAATACTCACAATAGATAACAATACGGCAATAGTAGACGGCATTAAAATACAGATAGACCCTAACAACAGCAAGGTAACTCCGACTATCATTAACGGAAGGACTTATCTTCCCTTAAGATTCATAGTGGAACACCTTGATGGAGTTGTTGACTGGGATAACGATACACGAACTGTAACAATATATTACTGGCCGTAAAAAGAAAATAGACATAAAAAGAAAAACTTTTAAAGGGCAGGTGTACACCTGCCCTTTTTGTTTTTGCCATTCTGATGGAGCGCAGCGACAGAAGAATCCCGTTTTTCTCATTTTTTCTTTGTCATTCTGCTCTTTTTCTTGCCATTCCGTTTTTCCCTGTCTTTGCGAGGACTTCGTAGAAGTCCGTGGCAATCTCCTCCTTAACAACAAACAATTGTTTTATAAAAACAAAAATTTAAAGAAATATTACTATGGGACTGCCGCGGCAACAAGTTGCCTCTTAAAAACCCTT
This window encodes:
- a CDS encoding copper amine oxidase N-terminal domain-containing protein; its protein translation is TFTNVTADRTISVTFIPKPIPTFVVEASVSIYGGYATVTPKEQTVQSGNPAKITINPDAGSHITGVTDNGNIVPMTKLTENANGTYTYTVLAVYENHKIIVTLERNEYTIKAKAGEGGTISPSGTVTVKYNETETFTITPNSGYRIDKIIVDNKPIASTEQVYKFKNVKDNHTIEVTFARLSVKTPLIITLQIDNPEITINGIPKTIDEQNSKPIIKNDRTLIPIRALIESLNGNITWNEDTREVTINLNYHTIILTIDNNTAIVDGIKIQIDPNNSKVTPTIINGRTYLPLRFIVEHLDGVVDWDNDTRTVTIYYWP